From Bacillus sp. SM2101, a single genomic window includes:
- a CDS encoding MazG nucleotide pyrophosphohydrolase domain-containing protein, with protein MKVYEKSSLKLVEEVGELSEVILKVQSLQQSGTIEEELYDVLYYLIAIANIYDIDLTASFHLQVKINITKYTT; from the coding sequence ATTAAAGTTTACGAAAAGAGCTCTCTCAAGCTAGTTGAAGAAGTTGGAGAATTGTCTGAGGTTATTCTTAAAGTTCAAAGCTTACAACAATCAGGGACGATTGAAGAGGAATTATATGATGTTCTTTATTACTTAATAGCTATAGCAAATATTTATGACATTGATTTAACTGCAAGCTTTCATTTACAAGTGAAAATAAATATAACGAAGTATACCACTTAA
- a CDS encoding ABC transporter permease: protein MNFLKRAFLSVTARKGKSMLLVFVFSVICVLVLAGLSIQTAAQKSSELARQQLGGEVTLQVDREKLMAEGGQQQSEGRQQGRMQSVPVPVESATALLSLDNIKGYNYYSSASGLAEDFEPIVSEPIDEEETNTGQGGFNNSGNMRGVQADISVQGVLFTDSVETFLNDEASIVEGRHLTEEDIGEDVAVIEQNLAIANDLAIGDTLTIQRTDEASSVMLEIVGIYETTELVDDQAASFDFLNPYNRVYTPYTTASSLKSEDYEDAIDYAVYFMDDPANIQSFIDEASLESTIDFDVFKLDANDQLYEQMIGPIENVASFSTNVVYLVTIAGAIILGLIVMMSIRERKYEMGVLLAIGEKKWKLIGQFLVEILVVAVIALGISAVSGNVVAGQIGDQLLSQEIQQSEETASNPASFGQRMPRQVQQQIDVEPVNELQIDVTAGDLSMLGMIGLLIAILSTLIPSMSILSLQPKTILSRQD, encoded by the coding sequence ATGAATTTCTTAAAACGTGCTTTCTTGAGTGTAACTGCTCGTAAAGGAAAAAGTATGTTACTAGTATTTGTTTTTTCAGTGATTTGTGTTTTAGTACTGGCTGGTCTATCCATTCAAACTGCAGCCCAAAAATCTAGCGAATTAGCAAGACAACAATTAGGTGGAGAGGTCACCTTACAAGTCGATAGAGAAAAGCTTATGGCAGAAGGAGGACAACAACAAAGTGAAGGTAGACAACAAGGGCGTATGCAATCTGTCCCAGTTCCAGTAGAGTCTGCTACAGCATTGTTATCATTAGATAACATAAAAGGATATAACTATTATTCTTCTGCATCTGGGTTGGCTGAGGATTTTGAACCGATTGTTAGTGAACCGATTGATGAAGAGGAAACAAATACAGGACAAGGGGGCTTTAATAACTCTGGAAATATGCGTGGAGTCCAGGCAGATATAAGTGTTCAAGGGGTATTATTTACAGATTCGGTCGAGACATTTTTAAATGATGAAGCATCGATTGTTGAAGGTCGCCATTTGACGGAAGAGGACATAGGTGAGGACGTTGCAGTAATAGAACAAAATTTAGCTATAGCAAATGATTTAGCTATTGGTGACACGTTAACGATTCAAAGAACAGATGAAGCTAGCTCGGTAATGCTCGAGATTGTCGGAATCTATGAAACAACAGAACTAGTAGATGATCAAGCAGCAAGTTTCGATTTTTTGAACCCATATAACAGAGTATACACACCTTATACTACTGCTTCTAGCTTGAAGAGTGAAGACTATGAAGACGCTATAGATTACGCAGTATATTTTATGGACGACCCTGCAAATATTCAAAGCTTTATTGATGAAGCATCTCTTGAAAGTACTATCGATTTTGATGTTTTTAAGCTAGATGCTAACGATCAATTATATGAACAGATGATTGGTCCTATCGAAAATGTTGCATCATTTTCAACCAATGTCGTTTATTTAGTAACGATTGCTGGTGCAATTATTTTAGGGTTAATTGTCATGATGTCAATTCGTGAACGAAAGTATGAAATGGGTGTTTTATTAGCGATAGGTGAAAAGAAATGGAAGCTAATTGGACAATTCTTAGTAGAAATTTTAGTTGTAGCAGTTATAGCACTCGGTATATCTGCTGTAAGTGGTAATGTCGTTGCAGGACAAATAGGTGACCAGCTGTTATCACAAGAAATACAACAATCTGAAGAAACAGCCTCAAACCCTGCTTCTTTCGGACAGAGAATGCCAAGGCAAGTACAACAACAAATAGATGTTGAGCCAGTTAATGAGTTACAAATTGATGTGACAGCCGGAGATTTAAGTATGCTAGGGATGATTGGCTTATTAATTGCAATATTATCAACGTTAATTCCATCTATGTCAATATTAAGCCTTCAGCCAAAAACAATTTTATCAAGGCAAGATTAA
- a CDS encoding ABC transporter permease — protein MLSLIRNENMKIYRRISTWILLGILITFVTIFGVALKVNAPEAITMWTFIEESSGLTVIITLFTVIIAGGIVATEFTQGTIKLLLIRPVSRTKILLSKYLSTMLFALTTLMLLFVTAFLLGGLLFGFESFTDPYIAPDSTVEKSMLAHVLSLYGLNFVDVLMMSTFAFMISTVFRSSSLSIGLAIFLMFAGSTAVMLLIGIGYEEWAKYLLFANTDLTQHINNRPLVEGTTMRFSISVLIVYFAIFVGLSWIVFNKRDVAA, from the coding sequence ATGCTCTCACTTATTAGAAATGAGAATATGAAAATATATCGTCGTATATCTACATGGATACTGCTGGGCATATTAATTACATTTGTAACCATTTTTGGAGTAGCCTTAAAAGTAAATGCCCCTGAAGCAATTACTATGTGGACATTCATAGAAGAATCAAGTGGTTTAACAGTAATCATTACATTGTTTACTGTTATAATTGCTGGTGGAATTGTTGCTACAGAATTTACACAAGGTACGATTAAGCTACTCCTCATTCGTCCTGTTAGTAGAACGAAAATACTGCTCTCAAAATATTTGTCGACGATGCTTTTTGCTTTAACGACGCTCATGCTATTATTTGTTACCGCCTTTTTGTTAGGTGGATTATTATTTGGATTTGAAAGCTTTACAGATCCATATATTGCCCCTGATAGTACAGTAGAAAAATCTATGCTCGCGCATGTATTAAGCTTATACGGTTTAAATTTCGTGGACGTTTTGATGATGTCAACATTTGCGTTTATGATATCTACTGTGTTTAGAAGTAGCTCATTATCAATAGGATTGGCTATATTCTTAATGTTTGCTGGTTCTACAGCTGTCATGCTTTTAATAGGTATTGGATATGAAGAATGGGCAAAGTATCTATTATTTGCCAATACAGACCTTACCCAACATATTAACAATCGTCCATTAGTAGAAGGGACGACAATGAGATTTTCAATCAGTGTCCTCATTGTATATTTTGCTATCTTTGTTGGGCTATCTTGGATTGTCTTTAACAAAAGAGATGTAGCTGCATAG
- a CDS encoding GNAT family N-acetyltransferase, protein MDMMNQTIIRPMHVEDNEQIKALMLEYICDFYHKEQPPASKIDNLINMLTQQKEGIQFVAEHHGELIGFATLYFSYSTLSAQKVVVLNDLYVRNNYRGTGVAEKLFQKCVDYKDTNNFAFMSWETAPDNTRAQNFYKKMGGVKGEWLTYSI, encoded by the coding sequence ATGGATATGATGAACCAAACGATTATCCGACCAATGCATGTAGAGGACAACGAACAAATAAAAGCTTTAATGCTTGAGTATATTTGTGATTTTTATCATAAGGAGCAGCCACCAGCAAGTAAGATCGACAACCTAATAAATATGCTCACTCAACAAAAAGAAGGAATCCAATTTGTCGCGGAGCACCATGGAGAATTAATTGGTTTTGCGACATTATACTTTTCATACAGTACATTAAGTGCACAAAAGGTTGTCGTACTAAATGATTTATATGTAAGAAATAACTATCGAGGAACTGGGGTTGCAGAGAAGCTTTTTCAAAAGTGTGTAGATTACAAGGATACAAATAACTTTGCTTTTATGTCTTGGGAGACAGCACCTGATAATACCCGTGCTCAAAACTTCTATAAAAAAATGGGTGGAGTTAAGGGCGAGTGGCTAACTTATTCAATTTAA
- a CDS encoding ABC transporter ATP-binding protein gives MEVSLQIKHLTKDIGNKRIIDDLTFEVYQGEVFGFLGPNGAGKTTTIRMLVGLMSITSGEVHIKGVNLKKNFEEALSHVGGIVENPEMYKYLSGYQNLVHYSRMIKGITKERIDEVVRLVGLENRIKNKVKTYSLGMRQRLGLAQALLHKPSLLILDEPTNGLDPAGIREVRDYLRKLAREEGLAVIVSSHLLSEMELMCDRIAIIQHGKLIGVQQVNEFVNEGEKLRVSFSVDSVDQAQATIDAEFPTITSHIQHDRVEVEIERESIPELVTSLVHKQVKIYEIEQKSKSLEDRFLEVTGGNVID, from the coding sequence ATGGAAGTTTCATTGCAAATTAAACACCTTACGAAGGACATAGGTAATAAGAGAATTATAGATGATTTGACATTTGAGGTTTATCAAGGTGAAGTATTTGGTTTTCTTGGTCCGAATGGTGCTGGAAAAACTACGACTATACGGATGCTTGTCGGCTTGATGTCTATCACCTCAGGTGAGGTTCATATTAAAGGAGTAAACCTAAAAAAGAACTTTGAAGAAGCTCTTAGTCATGTAGGTGGAATAGTTGAAAATCCTGAAATGTATAAGTATTTATCAGGTTATCAAAATTTAGTTCATTACTCACGAATGATCAAGGGTATAACAAAGGAACGAATTGACGAGGTTGTTCGTTTAGTTGGACTCGAAAACAGAATAAAAAATAAAGTGAAAACCTATTCTCTCGGCATGCGCCAACGCCTAGGATTAGCACAAGCATTGTTACATAAACCATCATTGCTAATACTAGATGAACCTACAAATGGGCTTGACCCTGCAGGGATTCGAGAGGTAAGAGATTATTTACGTAAATTAGCGAGAGAAGAAGGATTAGCGGTGATTGTCTCAAGTCATCTGCTATCCGAAATGGAGCTGATGTGTGATCGAATTGCGATCATACAGCATGGTAAGTTGATCGGAGTTCAGCAGGTGAATGAATTTGTGAACGAGGGGGAAAAACTGAGAGTGTCGTTTTCAGTCGACTCTGTCGATCAAGCACAAGCAACGATTGACGCAGAATTTCCGACTATTACATCTCATATTCAACACGATAGAGTAGAAGTTGAAATTGAAAGAGAAAGTATACCTGAGCTTGTTACAAGTCTTGTACATAAGCAAGTGAAAATATATGAAATTGAACAAAAATCAAAATCTCTTGAAGATAGATTTTTAGAAGTGACTGGAGGGAATGTCATTGACTAA
- a CDS encoding HAMP domain-containing sensor histidine kinase, with the protein MRIKYIYQLIGSHISILVIALLILSLLFTHFVENLIFQNKVDELLSFGDEILSVIDQSSIETEKPLKQYNEVLRARNIRLIMFDNKGSILSPFVDRFKKIQLDEKELQQISNGETVVIKHDIQRFDQEASLVAIPYVIDQKVQGGILLIAPISNTQDMISSLNRALLYTVIISLSISLLLSWLLSKLHVRRIQHIREATSMIADGNYNVNVPDRTLDELGELAADFNQMASKLRESNDEINRLEKRRRQFIADVSHELRTPLTTISGIIEGLKNNMIPEQEKDKGLNLISTESKRLIRLVNENLDYENIRSLQIPLHKVDIQLLDIFEIIKEHLITQAEQKNNRVIIHVDEDIYIHADYDRLMQILINITKNSIQFTSDGTIWLRGKKGYNEVIIEIEDTGIGIDSKEIEMIWHRFYKADISRRNNPYGEFGLGLAIVKQLVNLHGGEISVDSKKQHGTKFVIAFPISKPETVNRIDKSVD; encoded by the coding sequence ATGAGAATTAAATATATATATCAACTTATTGGAAGTCACATTAGTATTTTAGTTATTGCATTGTTAATTTTAAGTTTGTTATTTACTCACTTTGTCGAAAACTTAATCTTCCAAAACAAAGTTGATGAATTACTGTCATTTGGTGATGAAATTTTAAGTGTTATAGACCAAAGCAGCATTGAGACTGAGAAACCTTTAAAGCAATATAACGAAGTATTAAGGGCAAGGAACATTCGATTAATAATGTTTGATAATAAAGGATCCATTCTATCACCCTTTGTTGATCGTTTTAAAAAAATACAGTTAGACGAAAAAGAATTACAGCAAATATCTAACGGCGAAACAGTAGTTATAAAGCATGATATACAACGCTTTGATCAAGAAGCATCATTGGTTGCTATTCCTTATGTTATTGATCAAAAAGTGCAAGGAGGCATCTTATTAATTGCACCTATTAGTAATACACAGGATATGATTAGTTCTTTAAATAGAGCTTTACTGTACACAGTTATTATCTCATTATCCATTTCTTTATTATTAAGCTGGTTATTATCAAAATTGCATGTTAGACGAATCCAACACATTCGTGAGGCTACTTCCATGATTGCAGATGGAAACTATAATGTTAATGTGCCAGATAGAACCCTAGATGAACTAGGAGAATTAGCAGCAGACTTTAACCAAATGGCTTCAAAGTTAAGAGAGTCAAATGACGAAATTAATCGACTAGAAAAGCGACGTAGACAATTTATTGCAGATGTATCACACGAATTGCGAACACCATTAACGACAATAAGTGGCATAATTGAAGGTTTAAAAAATAACATGATTCCAGAGCAAGAAAAAGATAAAGGCCTGAATTTAATTAGTACAGAGTCAAAGAGGCTTATTCGACTTGTAAATGAAAACTTGGATTATGAAAATATTCGTTCACTTCAAATTCCACTACATAAAGTCGACATACAGTTGTTAGATATATTCGAAATTATTAAAGAGCATTTAATTACTCAAGCAGAGCAAAAAAATAACCGAGTAATAATACATGTTGATGAGGACATTTATATCCATGCTGATTATGACAGGTTAATGCAAATTTTAATAAACATTACGAAAAACAGCATTCAGTTCACGTCTGATGGTACGATCTGGCTAAGAGGCAAGAAGGGATATAACGAGGTGATCATTGAAATCGAGGACACAGGGATCGGCATAGATTCTAAAGAAATTGAAATGATCTGGCACCGTTTTTATAAAGCGGATATTTCACGTAGAAATAATCCTTACGGAGAGTTTGGATTAGGTTTAGCTATCGTTAAACAACTTGTAAATTTACATGGTGGTGAAATTTCCGTTGACAGTAAAAAACAGCATGGTACTAAATTCGTCATTGCCTTTCCTATAAGTAAACCTGAGACTGTAAATCGCATAGATAAGTCTGTCGATTAA
- a CDS encoding DUF418 domain-containing protein → MNSVSTLGKDRIVSLDIIRGFALFGIFLVNMPSFSGSEFMTYTGIDKTIRLLFDLFVQTKFYTIFSFLFGLGFYIFMTRAEARGANVNWLFSKRLLALLLFGVLHILLFWHGDILHTYAIAGFFLLLFYRRKAKTILIWAFVLLLSFQLLMGVSALFAQLSESFTDVDLNEQIVQETMAEGIEKKYAFQTFSYVQLMNWRISNEVPMLLVNLPLILPDILGTFLLGLFAGKIDLFRRVSTLKKQLKRTQLITLLLSIPSLAMIIYLYSQHESVNFMFSAQNYFFVSFSGMLLSIFYIVTIILLLESELWQKLLQPLRYAGQMALTNYLGQTIICFILFFGFGLYSKITLWQGLIITIIIFPVQIIFSYIWLRRFQFGPFEWIWRTITYGKVQRLTKIRSSN, encoded by the coding sequence ATGAATAGCGTATCCACTTTAGGAAAAGATAGGATCGTATCATTAGACATTATTAGAGGTTTTGCACTTTTTGGTATATTCTTAGTAAATATGCCTTCTTTTTCTGGCAGTGAATTTATGACATATACAGGAATCGATAAAACGATAAGGCTATTATTTGATTTATTCGTTCAAACAAAATTTTATACTATTTTTTCGTTTCTATTTGGGCTAGGATTTTATATTTTTATGACTCGTGCAGAAGCGAGGGGTGCAAACGTTAATTGGTTGTTTTCAAAAAGATTATTAGCACTTTTACTATTTGGAGTACTTCACATCCTCCTTTTTTGGCATGGAGATATACTACATACATATGCGATAGCAGGCTTTTTTCTACTACTATTCTATCGTAGAAAAGCAAAAACAATATTGATTTGGGCTTTCGTCCTTCTTCTTTCATTTCAGTTGCTCATGGGTGTCTCAGCGTTATTTGCCCAACTATCTGAATCATTCACAGATGTAGATTTAAATGAACAAATTGTTCAAGAGACAATGGCAGAGGGGATTGAAAAAAAGTATGCCTTTCAAACATTTTCTTATGTTCAATTAATGAACTGGAGAATATCCAACGAGGTCCCAATGCTATTAGTTAATCTTCCACTAATCTTACCAGACATATTAGGGACATTTTTACTCGGCTTGTTCGCTGGTAAAATCGATTTATTCCGAAGAGTATCAACATTGAAAAAACAACTTAAAAGAACTCAGCTCATCACCCTGCTGCTTAGTATTCCATCATTAGCTATGATCATTTATCTGTACAGCCAGCATGAATCAGTAAATTTTATGTTTAGTGCGCAGAACTACTTTTTTGTAAGTTTTAGCGGAATGCTTCTCTCTATTTTTTATATTGTGACAATTATACTGTTGCTAGAAAGTGAATTATGGCAAAAGTTATTACAGCCACTGCGTTATGCAGGTCAAATGGCGCTGACCAACTACCTTGGTCAAACAATAATTTGTTTTATTCTATTCTTTGGCTTTGGATTATACTCCAAAATCACTTTATGGCAAGGTCTTATCATAACCATTATTATCTTTCCGGTTCAAATCATTTTTAGCTACATTTGGCTTCGTCGATTTCAATTCGGACCGTTTGAATGGATATGGAGAACGATAACTTATGGAAAAGTTCAAAGATTAACTAAAATCCGTTCTTCGAACTAA
- a CDS encoding ABC transporter ATP-binding protein yields MGALLEFIDVNYWYEHENEKQTILNNVNVSFEKGNFYSIVGPSGSGKTTFLAMASALDMPKNGKILYEGKDIKKIGLSNFRNKYVSIVFQSYNLLPYMTAIQNVITAMEITGSDEANKRDFALSMLKKVGITEKQAGQKVLTLSGGQQQRVSIARALSCKSDLIVADEPTGNLDEKTAKDIVKLFQDLAHEEEKCVIVVTHDNNIANVSDVTVRISKGNFRVIYNNQTSSIK; encoded by the coding sequence ATGGGTGCCTTATTGGAATTTATAGACGTAAATTATTGGTATGAGCATGAAAATGAAAAACAGACAATCTTAAATAATGTTAATGTAAGTTTTGAAAAGGGGAATTTTTATTCGATAGTTGGACCTTCTGGCTCAGGTAAAACAACCTTTTTAGCTATGGCGAGTGCACTGGATATGCCAAAAAATGGGAAAATATTATATGAAGGAAAAGATATAAAAAAAATTGGTTTATCTAACTTTAGAAACAAATATGTGTCGATCGTCTTTCAGTCATATAATTTACTACCTTATATGACAGCTATTCAAAATGTTATAACCGCAATGGAGATTACTGGATCAGATGAAGCAAATAAAAGAGATTTTGCACTGAGTATGCTTAAAAAGGTAGGTATTACTGAAAAACAAGCTGGACAAAAGGTGCTTACGTTAAGTGGGGGACAGCAACAGCGTGTTTCTATTGCACGGGCACTGAGTTGTAAATCAGATTTAATAGTCGCTGATGAGCCGACTGGAAATTTGGATGAAAAGACTGCTAAAGATATCGTTAAACTATTTCAAGATTTAGCACATGAAGAGGAAAAATGCGTCATCGTTGTTACACATGATAACAATATTGCAAATGTTTCAGATGTTACAGTGAGAATTTCAAAAGGTAACTTTAGAGTCATATATAACAACCAAACTTCTTCAATTAAGTAA
- a CDS encoding DinB family protein: protein MDAKALILLDLKECRRRFLTVARGFSDDLLCWKPDVEALTVGETIRHVLLHDFSWLTILREHRLPSEEERKQLWGKPFVTIEGEIAGSNIYHDKLLSYVNGIPSSTYSSKMIKWPHKDIERSLGDTLERKTYHDAVHTGQLLQYMRMLQIDRPDIWD from the coding sequence ATGGATGCAAAAGCTTTAATCCTTCTTGATCTAAAAGAATGTAGGCGTAGATTCCTCACAGTTGCTAGAGGATTTTCAGATGATTTATTATGTTGGAAACCTGATGTCGAAGCATTAACAGTTGGAGAAACCATTAGGCATGTACTTTTGCATGATTTCTCATGGCTTACCATCTTACGTGAGCATAGATTACCTTCTGAAGAAGAAAGGAAACAATTGTGGGGAAAACCATTCGTTACTATTGAAGGTGAAATAGCTGGCAGTAATATATATCATGATAAGTTACTATCGTATGTTAATGGAATACCTTCTTCAACATATAGTTCAAAGATGATTAAATGGCCGCATAAAGATATTGAAAGGTCATTAGGAGACACACTAGAAAGAAAAACATATCATGACGCAGTACATACTGGACAGTTACTTCAATATATGAGAATGCTGCAAATTGATCGACCTGATATTTGGGACTAG
- a CDS encoding response regulator transcription factor, whose product MKILVIEDNESVCSMLEMFFSKEGLSGKFVNDGLEGYHQFKKENWDLLIIDWMLPHMDGVSICRKIREEQSTVPIIMLTAKDSESDQVLGLDMGADDYVTKPFSPLTLMARIKAVTRRYHQGQPQSTETDEIQTDFVKINKNTREVFLDDTLISNLTPKEFDLLYFFIQHPRQVFSREHLLEKVWGYQYYGDERTVDVHIKRLRKKLGTNSRPFFHTVWGVGYKFDELVESNEN is encoded by the coding sequence ATGAAGATTCTAGTCATCGAGGATAATGAAAGTGTTTGCTCTATGCTAGAAATGTTTTTTTCAAAAGAAGGCTTGTCTGGAAAATTTGTAAATGATGGACTAGAAGGCTATCACCAGTTCAAAAAAGAAAATTGGGACTTGCTGATTATCGATTGGATGCTTCCACATATGGACGGTGTAAGTATTTGTCGCAAAATAAGAGAAGAGCAAAGTACCGTTCCTATCATTATGTTAACAGCTAAAGATAGTGAGTCAGATCAAGTACTAGGTTTGGATATGGGAGCTGATGACTATGTAACGAAACCATTTAGTCCACTTACACTCATGGCACGCATAAAAGCAGTTACCCGCAGATATCATCAAGGACAACCTCAAAGTACTGAAACGGATGAGATTCAAACTGACTTTGTAAAAATAAATAAAAATACACGTGAAGTATTTTTAGATGATACATTAATTTCAAATTTAACACCAAAAGAATTTGATCTTTTGTACTTTTTTATTCAACATCCAAGACAAGTGTTTTCAAGAGAGCATTTATTAGAAAAAGTTTGGGGTTATCAATATTATGGTGATGAAAGAACTGTTGATGTACATATTAAAAGATTACGCAAAAAACTAGGTACCAACTCGCGCCCTTTTTTCCACACAGTATGGGGTGTAGGTTATAAATTTGATGAATTGGTTGAAAGTAATGAGAATTAA
- the msrA gene encoding peptide-methionine (S)-S-oxide reductase MsrA, with protein MYAKATFAGGCFWCMEPPFEKLDGVIDAVSGYTGGQQENPTYKEVSAGTTGHIEAVEIIYDPEKVTYETLLEVFWRQVNPTDSGGQFVDRGEQYRTAIFYQNEEQKELAEQSKSSLNESGRYNDPIVTEILPAATFYKAEEYHQDYYKKNSLKYKFYRHNSGRDQYLDETWGDDREFDIPKAFIKPSQEELKESLTPIQYKVTQEDGTEKAYDNEFWDHKEEGIYVDIISGEPLFSSLDKYDSGTGWPSFTQPLEPNNIVEHEDRSLFITRTEVRSKNADSHLGHVFTDGPKPTGLRYCINSAALRFISADDLQEEGYGEYMSIFK; from the coding sequence ATGTATGCGAAAGCGACGTTTGCAGGTGGTTGCTTTTGGTGTATGGAGCCACCGTTTGAAAAGCTTGATGGTGTGATAGATGCCGTTTCAGGATATACTGGCGGTCAGCAAGAAAATCCAACATACAAAGAAGTGTCTGCTGGAACAACAGGTCACATTGAGGCAGTTGAGATTATTTACGACCCTGAGAAAGTAACCTATGAAACTTTATTAGAGGTATTTTGGAGACAGGTCAACCCAACAGATTCAGGTGGGCAGTTTGTTGATCGTGGAGAACAGTATCGAACAGCAATCTTTTATCAAAATGAAGAACAAAAAGAGCTAGCAGAACAGTCAAAAAGCAGCTTGAATGAATCTGGACGATATAACGATCCAATTGTAACAGAGATTCTACCAGCTGCAACATTTTATAAAGCAGAGGAGTATCATCAAGATTACTACAAAAAGAATAGCTTAAAGTATAAATTTTATCGACATAACTCGGGAAGAGATCAATATTTAGATGAGACTTGGGGTGATGACAGAGAATTTGACATTCCTAAAGCATTTATCAAGCCTTCTCAAGAAGAGTTAAAGGAGAGCTTAACGCCTATACAATATAAAGTAACCCAAGAGGATGGTACAGAAAAGGCATATGATAATGAATTCTGGGATCATAAAGAGGAAGGTATTTATGTTGATATTATTTCTGGAGAACCATTGTTTAGTTCATTAGACAAATATGATTCAGGAACTGGATGGCCGAGCTTTACACAACCTCTTGAACCAAATAATATTGTTGAACATGAAGATCGCAGCTTGTTTATTACACGTACAGAAGTAAGGAGCAAAAATGCAGATTCCCACCTTGGTCATGTGTTTACTGATGGACCGAAACCAACAGGCTTAAGATATTGTATAAATTCAGCTGCCCTACGATTTATATCAGCAGATGATTTGCAAGAAGAAGGGTACGGTGAATATATGAGTATATTTAAGTAA